A window of Rubricoccus marinus contains these coding sequences:
- the carA gene encoding glutamine-hydrolyzing carbamoyl-phosphate synthase small subunit, producing the protein MTETAPAKIALEDGLVLTGTAVGARGETGGELCFNTSMSGYQEILTDPSYVGQLMMMTYPHIGNYGAFEDATESDTPKVAGLVVREFCHSPSNHRSEETLAAWMERHGLVGISGIDTRQLVRHIREKGVMNAVVSSEDLDDDSLIAKAKNVPSMAGLELASRVSVAEAEDFSEGDGPRIAVYDYGVKRNILRSFATRGASVRLFPHDTPLATVQAWNPDGIFFSNGPGDPRAMPDAVATVKEAIASGLPLFGICLGHQLMALAEGIEVFKMKVGHRGANQPVLNAETGKVEITTQNHGFAVDPESVTPEAAAVHHRNLNDGSVEGLRFARFPGFSVQYHPEACPGPHDSHYLFDEFLSLIASGENAPA; encoded by the coding sequence ATGACCGAGACCGCCCCCGCCAAGATCGCCCTCGAAGATGGGCTCGTCCTTACCGGCACCGCCGTCGGCGCCAGAGGCGAGACCGGTGGCGAGCTGTGCTTCAACACGTCCATGAGCGGCTACCAGGAGATCCTCACGGACCCCTCCTACGTGGGCCAGCTCATGATGATGACCTACCCCCACATCGGCAACTACGGCGCGTTCGAGGACGCGACCGAGAGCGACACGCCGAAGGTGGCGGGCCTGGTCGTCCGCGAGTTCTGCCACTCCCCCTCCAACCACCGCTCCGAGGAGACCCTGGCGGCGTGGATGGAGCGCCACGGCCTCGTGGGGATCAGCGGCATCGACACGCGCCAGCTCGTGCGTCACATCCGCGAGAAGGGCGTGATGAACGCCGTCGTCTCGTCCGAGGACCTGGACGACGACAGCCTGATCGCCAAAGCGAAGAACGTCCCGAGCATGGCCGGTCTGGAGCTGGCCTCTCGCGTCAGCGTCGCCGAAGCGGAGGACTTCTCCGAGGGAGACGGCCCGCGCATCGCCGTCTACGACTATGGCGTCAAGCGCAACATCCTCCGCTCGTTCGCCACCAGAGGCGCCAGCGTCCGCCTCTTCCCGCACGACACGCCTCTGGCGACGGTCCAGGCGTGGAACCCGGACGGCATCTTTTTCTCGAACGGCCCCGGCGACCCGCGCGCGATGCCGGACGCCGTCGCGACCGTCAAGGAGGCCATCGCCAGCGGCCTGCCGCTGTTCGGCATCTGCCTCGGGCACCAGCTCATGGCCCTCGCCGAGGGCATCGAGGTGTTCAAGATGAAAGTGGGCCACCGCGGTGCCAACCAGCCGGTCCTCAACGCCGAGACGGGCAAGGTCGAGATCACGACGCAGAACCACGGCTTCGCCGTCGATCCCGAGTCCGTCACGCCAGAGGCCGCGGCGGTCCACCACCGCAACCTGAACGACGGCTCGGTGGAGGGCCTGCGCTTTGCGCGCTTCCCCGGCTTCTCCGTCCAGTACCACCCCGAGGCCTGCCCCGGCCCTCACGACAGCCACTACCTCTTCGACGAGTTCCTGAGCCTGATCGCCTCTGGCGAGAACGCCCCGGCCTAG
- a CDS encoding response regulator codes for MPKPLRALVVDDESDVQILFQQRFRREIRKGDIELQFALSGQEALEILKGGAAADVVVVLSDVNMPGMNGLELLGRIKEEFPELEVYMVTAYDDGELKTTALAKGARGYLTKPIDFGTLKEEVFGLA; via the coding sequence ATGCCCAAGCCTCTCCGCGCGCTCGTCGTAGACGACGAGTCCGACGTCCAGATCCTTTTTCAGCAGCGGTTCCGCCGCGAGATCCGGAAGGGCGACATCGAGCTTCAGTTCGCTCTGAGTGGTCAGGAAGCCCTCGAGATCCTTAAGGGCGGCGCCGCGGCCGACGTCGTGGTAGTGCTTTCGGACGTGAACATGCCCGGCATGAACGGGCTCGAACTCCTCGGGCGCATCAAGGAGGAGTTCCCCGAACTGGAGGTGTACATGGTGACCGCCTACGACGACGGCGAGCTCAAGACGACCGCCCTCGCAAAGGGCGCTCGCGGCTACCTCACCAAGCCCATCGACTTCGGCACGCTCAAGGAGGAGGTTTTCGGCCTCGCCTAA
- a CDS encoding L,D-transpeptidase family protein encodes MRLLVLLALALLPLAGCAAQSVSLASGVSPIPTESRQLVFVTTPNWSATDGTLRTFERDVSNSGEPGPWREVGAATPTVVGRSGLGWGRGLHAPEAGVQKAEGDGRAPAGAFALSAAFGYADAEPTGLPYVQATPTLACVDDAASAFYNLVVDGAEVSKDWDSREQMRRPDNLYSLGVVVAHNGPGIAPDLAPAASGASPAPGAGSCIFLHVWRGPGSSTAGCTAMPSAALQRVMGWLDARERPVLVQLPAPEAARLREAWGLPE; translated from the coding sequence ATGCGTCTGCTCGTCCTCCTCGCCCTCGCCCTTCTGCCTCTGGCGGGCTGCGCCGCTCAGTCAGTCTCCCTGGCCTCTGGCGTCTCTCCGATCCCAACTGAGAGCCGCCAGCTCGTCTTTGTGACGACGCCGAATTGGAGCGCGACCGACGGCACGCTGCGCACGTTCGAGCGCGATGTCAGCAACTCTGGCGAGCCTGGTCCCTGGCGAGAAGTCGGCGCGGCGACGCCAACCGTGGTGGGACGTAGCGGACTGGGGTGGGGGAGAGGGCTCCACGCGCCAGAGGCCGGAGTGCAGAAGGCCGAGGGCGATGGGCGCGCGCCCGCCGGCGCGTTCGCGCTGAGCGCCGCCTTCGGTTACGCCGACGCCGAGCCGACCGGCCTCCCATACGTCCAGGCCACGCCGACGCTGGCGTGTGTGGACGATGCGGCCTCGGCCTTCTACAACCTCGTCGTGGACGGGGCGGAAGTATCGAAGGACTGGGACTCGCGCGAGCAGATGCGGCGCCCGGACAACCTCTACAGCCTGGGCGTGGTCGTGGCGCACAACGGGCCGGGCATCGCGCCGGACCTGGCGCCAGCGGCCTCTGGCGCGTCGCCCGCTCCGGGCGCAGGCTCGTGCATCTTTCTCCACGTGTGGCGTGGGCCGGGCTCCTCGACCGCCGGCTGCACCGCCATGCCGAGCGCGGCGCTCCAGCGTGTGATGGGGTGGCTGGACGCGCGCGAGCGCCCGGTCCTGGTACAACTCCCCGCGCCAGAGGCGGCGCGGCTGCGCGAGGCCTGGGGCCTTCCGGAGTAG
- a CDS encoding Mrp/NBP35 family ATP-binding protein, producing MPLTKDAVLAALSTVEEPDLKDDLVSLGMIRDLVVEGNAVAFTVILTTPACPLKELIRQRCETAIHRDCGDEVTVEVQMEAETTTPEAQIAQGGASGVKNFIAVASGKGGVGKSTVAANLAVALAETGARVGLLDIDVYGPSVPVMFGIPIDEKPRVNEERKIIPLVRYGVKLLSMGFLVDPNNAVVWRGPMASSAVKQFVNDAVWGELDYLILDLPPGTGDIQLTLVQTVPVTGTVIVSTPQEVALADARKGIKMFEKTGVPVLGIVENMAYFTPPDLPDRKYYLFGQAGAQKLAAEMEVPLLAEIPLEQATREAGDLGAPVTVREPDSVAAGVFRELAGRVAREVSIRNAEAPATQPIEILHR from the coding sequence ATGCCGCTCACGAAAGACGCCGTCCTCGCGGCCCTCTCCACCGTCGAAGAACCCGACCTCAAGGACGACCTGGTCTCGCTCGGGATGATCCGAGACCTCGTCGTTGAGGGCAACGCGGTCGCATTCACGGTCATCCTGACCACGCCCGCGTGCCCGCTCAAGGAGCTTATCCGCCAGCGCTGCGAGACGGCCATCCACCGCGACTGCGGCGACGAGGTGACCGTCGAGGTCCAGATGGAGGCGGAGACGACCACGCCAGAGGCCCAGATCGCGCAGGGCGGCGCCTCTGGCGTCAAGAACTTTATCGCGGTCGCCAGCGGCAAGGGCGGCGTGGGCAAGAGCACCGTCGCGGCCAACCTTGCGGTCGCGCTGGCCGAGACCGGCGCGCGCGTCGGCCTGCTCGACATCGACGTGTACGGCCCGAGCGTGCCGGTCATGTTCGGCATCCCGATCGACGAGAAGCCGCGCGTCAACGAGGAGCGCAAGATCATCCCCCTCGTCCGCTATGGCGTCAAGCTGCTCTCGATGGGCTTCCTGGTGGATCCCAACAACGCCGTCGTGTGGCGCGGCCCGATGGCGTCCAGCGCCGTCAAGCAGTTCGTCAACGACGCCGTCTGGGGCGAGCTGGATTACCTCATTCTGGACCTCCCGCCGGGCACGGGCGACATCCAGCTCACGCTCGTGCAAACGGTCCCGGTGACCGGGACGGTGATCGTGAGCACGCCGCAAGAGGTCGCGCTCGCGGACGCGCGCAAGGGCATCAAGATGTTCGAGAAGACGGGCGTGCCCGTTCTCGGCATCGTGGAGAACATGGCGTACTTCACCCCGCCGGATCTGCCCGACCGGAAGTACTACCTCTTCGGCCAGGCGGGCGCTCAGAAGCTCGCCGCCGAGATGGAGGTCCCGCTCCTGGCGGAGATCCCGCTGGAGCAGGCCACGCGAGAGGCCGGCGACCTCGGCGCTCCCGTCACGGTCCGCGAGCCGGACTCCGTCGCCGCTGGCGTCTTCCGCGAACTCGCGGGCCGCGTCGCGCGCGAGGTGTCCATCCGCAACGCCGAGGCCCCCGCCACGCAACCCATCGAGATCCTGCACCGCTAG
- the gnd gene encoding phosphogluconate dehydrogenase (NAD(+)-dependent, decarboxylating), with product MDIGIVGLGRMGLNMAIRLSRGGHRVLVSNRSQGPIDTAVEAGAEGTESVGDLIGKLESPRVVWLMLPAGQVTDDHVDEALEYLEDGDILVEGGNTRWTDTLARAERARGRGVHYVDAGVSGGVWGLENGYSIMFGASDHAAERITPVIQTLAPSPEAGWGHVGPTGAGHFTKMVHNGIEYGMMQAFAEGFAILDAKKDWGTNEAGDEITADLDLGQIASLWREGSVVQSWLLDLIAEALVERPGLKAVAPHVPDSGEGRWTVEAAIDLGVPATVIAASLFARFSSRDETQFASRVLSAMRGQFGGHPVKGDSGVDGEYADQISDAGTVEIIPGGVRTEGAASR from the coding sequence ATGGATATCGGCATCGTCGGCCTCGGCCGGATGGGACTCAACATGGCCATCCGCCTCTCGCGCGGCGGCCACCGCGTCCTCGTGAGCAACCGCTCCCAGGGGCCGATCGACACCGCCGTCGAAGCGGGCGCCGAGGGGACCGAAAGCGTGGGGGACCTGATCGGCAAGCTGGAGAGCCCGCGCGTGGTGTGGCTCATGCTCCCCGCCGGGCAGGTCACCGATGACCACGTAGACGAGGCGCTGGAATACTTGGAAGACGGCGACATCCTCGTCGAGGGCGGCAACACGCGCTGGACCGACACCCTCGCGCGCGCCGAACGCGCCAGAGGCCGGGGCGTCCACTACGTCGATGCCGGCGTTTCGGGCGGCGTCTGGGGCCTCGAAAACGGATACTCCATCATGTTCGGCGCGAGCGACCACGCCGCCGAACGGATCACGCCCGTTATCCAGACCCTCGCGCCGTCGCCAGAGGCCGGGTGGGGCCACGTCGGCCCGACGGGCGCGGGGCACTTTACCAAGATGGTCCACAACGGCATCGAGTACGGCATGATGCAGGCCTTCGCCGAGGGCTTCGCGATCCTCGATGCCAAGAAAGACTGGGGCACCAACGAAGCGGGCGACGAGATCACGGCCGACCTCGACCTCGGCCAGATCGCGAGCCTCTGGCGCGAGGGGTCCGTCGTGCAGAGTTGGCTGCTGGACTTGATCGCCGAAGCGCTCGTGGAGCGGCCCGGACTCAAAGCCGTTGCGCCCCACGTACCGGATTCCGGCGAGGGGCGCTGGACCGTTGAGGCCGCCATCGACCTCGGCGTGCCCGCAACCGTTATCGCGGCGAGCCTGTTCGCGCGCTTCAGCAGCCGCGACGAGACGCAGTTCGCCAGCCGCGTCCTTTCGGCTATGCGCGGCCAGTTCGGCGGCCACCCCGTCAAAGGCGACTCTGGCGTGGACGGTGAGTACGCCGACCAGATCTCCGATGCCGGCACGGTCGAGATCATCCCCGGCGGCGTGCGCACCGAGGGCGCCGCCTCCCGCTAG
- a CDS encoding SecDF P1 head subdomain-containing protein — protein sequence MELREAVVPSWYPLRADLAETTGMTGLPGPDGETIYVGELLLELSFGDVESVGVTSDPLTSVPLVSLAFAPEASKTLAEITGDRIGQPLAVVFEDRVLSAPRINGRITGGRMSIEGTTLEEAEDIAASIREAVGGLTPWEYARRTIDTSTPEATVVSLERVLRLGDWQSATRPLHPDAVTDLRGAIGSAAIRLVGDEAEGIAGTIDGLRLPLAEVLGSVPPGRSFGDLSDTDALALAFALTTAAGTPMWSSPIRGETLGITTLGDRAYVVQGDTFLEADGLTSATVIALERLDSPEGHRWVVLFSLP from the coding sequence GTGGAGCTTCGCGAGGCAGTGGTTCCCTCGTGGTACCCCCTCAGGGCTGACCTAGCTGAAACGACCGGGATGACAGGGTTGCCTGGCCCGGACGGTGAGACGATATACGTCGGAGAGCTACTGCTAGAACTGTCCTTTGGCGACGTGGAGTCTGTTGGCGTCACGTCTGACCCTTTAACATCGGTCCCGCTAGTCTCGCTCGCGTTCGCGCCAGAGGCGTCGAAGACGCTAGCGGAGATTACAGGGGATCGGATTGGTCAACCATTGGCGGTCGTGTTTGAGGATCGGGTGCTCTCCGCGCCCCGAATCAACGGTCGTATCACAGGAGGCCGTATGAGCATCGAAGGCACGACGCTTGAGGAAGCAGAGGACATCGCGGCATCGATCCGTGAAGCTGTTGGGGGTCTTACTCCATGGGAATACGCACGTCGGACAATTGACACATCGACGCCTGAGGCTACAGTTGTGTCGCTGGAACGCGTGCTCCGTCTCGGTGACTGGCAAAGTGCCACCCGCCCGTTACATCCAGACGCGGTCACAGACCTTCGCGGAGCGATAGGCTCGGCTGCGATTCGTCTCGTTGGGGATGAGGCCGAAGGGATTGCAGGCACGATCGACGGCCTCCGGTTGCCTTTGGCGGAGGTACTTGGGAGCGTTCCGCCCGGCAGAAGCTTCGGAGACCTCTCCGACACGGATGCCCTAGCCCTGGCGTTCGCGCTCACGACAGCCGCCGGCACTCCGATGTGGTCATCTCCAATAAGAGGCGAAACCCTGGGTATCACAACGCTCGGCGATCGCGCCTACGTCGTCCAAGGTGACACCTTTCTGGAGGCAGACGGCTTGACCTCCGCAACCGTCATCGCTCTAGAGCGCCTCGATAGTCCAGAGGGGCACCGGTGGGTTGTTTTGTTCTCGCTCCCATAA
- a CDS encoding NifU family protein, whose protein sequence is MADDSTYSDLLERIETALDAIRPYLMADGGSTRVHRITPDMVVELELLGACGTCPLSMMTLRGGIEQTIKRAVPEVSRVEVVVPEHA, encoded by the coding sequence ATGGCCGACGACTCGACCTATTCCGACCTCCTGGAACGCATCGAGACCGCGCTCGACGCCATCCGCCCTTACCTGATGGCGGACGGCGGCTCGACGCGTGTCCACCGCATCACGCCCGATATGGTCGTGGAGCTGGAATTGCTGGGCGCCTGCGGCACGTGCCCCCTGAGCATGATGACGCTGCGCGGAGGCATCGAGCAGACCATCAAGCGCGCCGTGCCCGAGGTGTCCCGCGTCGAAGTGGTCGTGCCCGAGCACGCCTAG
- a CDS encoding CotH kinase family protein, producing MRSRFVCVLLLALAASGASAQPFESSDLPLVIVDVGREIPNEPKVEGRMRIVDNGPGERNRPDDAATGYDGPIGIELRGATSRTKYAKKQYAVETRDEAGANLNVPLLGFPEENDWILHAPYSDKTLMRNVLAYRLAREMGQYASRTRYVELILDGEYQGVYVLMEKIKRDDGRVDIATLNPDETSGDDLTGGYIVKIDKRSGGERGGWLSPVRAPGWGGSGRPLYQFHDPKPSEIAPEQAAYIENWISDFERALMAETIEDPARGYPAFIDLASFVDYFLLVELSKNVDGYRLSAYFHKDKDSNGGLLRAGPVWDVNIGFGNADYYSGADPEGWQVLMTQAEDPFQIPAWWPRLVQTESFQSAARARWAELRAGPLATDSLVARVDGIADQLDEAQARNFQRWPVLGRRIWPNEFVGETYAEEVDFLRSWLRQRLAWMDGELLAEP from the coding sequence TTGCGCTCCCGTTTCGTCTGTGTTCTCCTCCTCGCCCTCGCGGCCTCTGGCGCATCGGCGCAGCCGTTCGAGTCGTCTGACCTCCCGCTCGTGATCGTGGACGTAGGGCGAGAGATCCCAAACGAGCCGAAGGTGGAGGGCCGGATGCGGATCGTGGACAACGGCCCGGGTGAGCGCAACCGGCCGGACGATGCCGCGACGGGCTACGACGGCCCGATTGGGATTGAGCTTCGGGGCGCGACCTCGCGCACGAAGTACGCCAAAAAGCAGTACGCCGTGGAGACCCGCGACGAAGCGGGCGCCAACCTCAACGTGCCGCTGCTCGGCTTCCCGGAGGAGAACGACTGGATCCTGCACGCGCCGTACTCGGACAAGACGCTCATGCGCAACGTGCTCGCCTACCGCCTCGCGCGCGAGATGGGCCAGTACGCCAGCCGCACGCGCTACGTGGAGCTGATCCTCGACGGAGAGTACCAGGGCGTCTACGTGCTCATGGAAAAGATCAAGCGCGACGACGGGCGCGTGGACATCGCGACGCTCAACCCCGACGAGACCTCTGGCGACGACCTCACGGGCGGCTACATCGTCAAGATCGACAAGCGCTCCGGCGGCGAGCGCGGCGGGTGGCTCTCGCCGGTCCGCGCCCCGGGCTGGGGTGGCTCTGGTCGCCCGCTCTACCAGTTCCACGACCCGAAGCCGTCCGAGATCGCGCCCGAGCAAGCGGCCTACATCGAGAACTGGATCTCGGACTTTGAGCGCGCGCTCATGGCCGAGACCATCGAGGACCCCGCCAGAGGCTACCCGGCCTTTATTGACCTCGCCTCGTTCGTGGACTACTTCCTGCTCGTGGAGCTCAGCAAAAACGTAGACGGCTACCGCTTGAGCGCCTACTTCCACAAGGACAAAGACTCCAATGGCGGCCTCTTGCGCGCCGGTCCGGTCTGGGACGTCAACATCGGCTTCGGCAACGCGGACTACTACAGCGGTGCCGATCCCGAGGGCTGGCAGGTGCTGATGACGCAGGCCGAGGACCCGTTCCAGATTCCGGCGTGGTGGCCTCGCCTGGTCCAGACCGAGAGTTTCCAGAGCGCGGCTCGCGCCCGGTGGGCAGAACTCCGTGCCGGGCCTCTGGCGACGGATTCGCTCGTGGCGCGCGTGGATGGCATCGCGGACCAGCTGGACGAGGCGCAGGCGCGCAACTTCCAGCGCTGGCCAGTCCTGGGCCGCCGGATCTGGCCCAACGAGTTTGTCGGCGAGACGTACGCCGAGGAGGTGGACTTCCTCCGATCCTGGCTCCGCCAGAGGCTCGCGTGGATGGACGGCGAGCTCCTCGCGGAGCCCTAG
- the carB gene encoding carbamoyl-phosphate synthase large subunit: MPKRTDIQSILLIGSGPIVIGQACEFDYSGTQAARALRDEGYRVILVNSNPATIMTDPMTADVVYLQELTPKSIKEIVAKEKPDAVLPTMGGQTALNLADTLHQEGYWEEQGIHVIGVDIDAIHITEDRQAFRDLMDTVGIDQARSKVAKSLLEAKEIAQDLARSEDGGLGLGFEPVVIRPSFTMGGMGGGIVWKAEDFDYKVTRGLELSPVHEVLIEECLVGWKEYELELLRDANDNVVIICSIENVDPMGVHTGDSVTVAPQQTLTDPQYQRLRDAAIRAMRSIGTFAGGCNIQFAVNPADGRMIVIEINPRVSRSSALASKATGYPIAKVAARLAVGYTLDELPNEITGTTSACFEPALDYVVVKVPRFNFDKFEGADEELTTQMKAVGETMAIGRTFSESLQKAWQGLEIGFSGLGADRPLPDRNVIRQRLSKSYWDRLYQIRNAFRLGTSVEEIHDITRVDPWFLDAIHGLVELERKTEKQPLAEISHEAMLELKQHGFSDVQIAYLVKDDATEEHVREHRQRLGLKPTYRVVDTCAGEFPAETPYFYSTYDQGETESTRSDRKKVVILGSGPNRIGQGIEFDYSCVHGVLAAKEMGYEAIMINCNPETVSTDFDVADKLYFEPVFWERVADILDHEDPDGVILQLGGQTALKLARQFVARGLPIMGTPYERMDLAEDRGKFSEVLKKLEIPFPPYGMARSVEEAVETAEKIGYPILVRPSYVLGGQGMHIAINKDEVASYVADVLERFPKNEILLDLFLENAIEVDVDCLADGDEVHIAGVMQHIEPAGVHSGDSTAVIPPFSLSDETVEVLKETVTKIATELGVVGMMNAQLAVQKRPDASGAPVDHVFVIEANPRASRTVPFVAKATGVPIATIGSKIMLGAKIADFRASGELESSLEGYAVKEPVFSWDKFPEVSKELGPEMKSTGEAIAFVDDITDEHIARPFEMRNLYLSR; encoded by the coding sequence ATGCCCAAGCGCACCGACATCCAGTCCATCCTCCTCATCGGCAGCGGCCCCATCGTGATCGGGCAGGCCTGCGAGTTCGACTACTCCGGCACCCAGGCCGCCCGCGCACTTCGCGACGAGGGCTACCGCGTGATCCTGGTCAACTCCAACCCGGCCACGATCATGACCGACCCGATGACGGCGGACGTGGTCTACCTCCAGGAGCTGACGCCCAAGAGCATCAAAGAGATCGTCGCGAAGGAGAAGCCCGACGCGGTCCTGCCCACGATGGGCGGCCAGACCGCGCTCAACCTCGCCGACACGCTGCACCAAGAGGGCTACTGGGAGGAGCAGGGCATCCACGTGATCGGCGTGGACATCGACGCGATCCACATTACGGAGGACCGCCAAGCCTTCCGCGACCTGATGGACACGGTCGGCATCGACCAGGCGCGGTCCAAAGTCGCGAAGTCCCTTTTGGAGGCGAAGGAGATCGCGCAGGACCTCGCCAGAAGCGAGGACGGCGGGCTCGGGCTCGGCTTTGAGCCGGTCGTCATCCGGCCCTCGTTCACGATGGGCGGCATGGGCGGCGGCATCGTGTGGAAGGCGGAGGACTTCGACTACAAGGTGACGCGCGGCTTGGAGCTGTCACCCGTTCACGAAGTGCTGATCGAGGAGTGCTTGGTCGGCTGGAAGGAGTACGAGTTGGAGCTCTTGCGCGACGCCAACGACAACGTCGTCATCATCTGCTCCATCGAGAACGTGGACCCGATGGGCGTCCACACCGGCGACAGCGTGACCGTCGCGCCGCAGCAGACCCTCACGGACCCGCAGTACCAGCGCCTGCGCGACGCCGCGATTCGGGCGATGCGCTCCATCGGGACCTTTGCGGGCGGCTGCAACATCCAGTTCGCGGTCAACCCGGCCGACGGGCGGATGATCGTGATCGAGATCAACCCCCGCGTCTCGCGGTCCTCGGCGCTCGCATCCAAGGCCACAGGCTACCCGATTGCGAAGGTCGCCGCGCGCCTCGCGGTCGGCTACACGCTGGACGAGCTGCCCAACGAGATCACCGGGACGACGAGCGCCTGCTTCGAGCCTGCGCTGGACTACGTCGTCGTCAAGGTGCCGCGCTTCAACTTCGACAAGTTCGAGGGCGCCGACGAGGAGCTGACGACCCAGATGAAGGCCGTCGGCGAGACGATGGCGATCGGCCGCACGTTCAGCGAGAGCCTTCAGAAAGCGTGGCAGGGGCTCGAAATCGGCTTCTCAGGCCTTGGCGCCGACCGCCCGCTCCCCGACCGGAACGTTATCCGCCAGAGGCTCTCGAAGAGCTACTGGGACCGCCTCTACCAGATCCGCAACGCCTTCCGCCTCGGCACGAGCGTGGAGGAGATCCACGACATCACGCGCGTGGACCCGTGGTTCCTAGATGCCATCCACGGGCTCGTGGAACTGGAGCGCAAGACCGAGAAGCAGCCTCTGGCGGAGATCAGCCACGAGGCCATGCTAGAGCTCAAGCAGCACGGCTTTAGCGACGTGCAGATCGCCTACCTCGTCAAGGACGACGCGACCGAGGAGCACGTGCGCGAGCATCGCCAGAGGCTCGGCCTCAAGCCGACCTACCGCGTCGTGGACACGTGCGCGGGCGAGTTCCCCGCCGAGACGCCGTACTTCTATAGCACGTACGACCAGGGCGAGACGGAGAGCACGCGCAGCGACCGCAAAAAGGTGGTCATCCTGGGCTCGGGCCCCAACCGGATCGGGCAGGGCATCGAGTTCGACTACTCGTGCGTCCACGGCGTACTCGCAGCCAAAGAGATGGGCTACGAGGCCATCATGATCAACTGCAACCCGGAGACGGTCTCGACCGACTTCGACGTGGCCGACAAGCTCTACTTCGAGCCGGTCTTCTGGGAGCGCGTGGCCGACATCCTGGACCACGAGGACCCGGACGGCGTGATCCTCCAGTTGGGTGGCCAGACGGCGCTCAAGCTCGCGCGGCAGTTCGTTGCCAGAGGCCTGCCCATCATGGGGACGCCGTACGAGCGGATGGACCTCGCGGAGGACCGCGGCAAGTTTTCCGAGGTGCTCAAAAAGCTGGAGATCCCGTTCCCACCCTACGGCATGGCGCGGAGCGTGGAAGAGGCGGTCGAGACGGCGGAAAAGATCGGCTACCCGATTCTCGTGCGGCCCTCGTACGTCCTCGGAGGCCAGGGCATGCACATCGCGATCAACAAGGACGAGGTGGCGAGCTACGTGGCCGACGTGCTGGAGCGCTTCCCCAAGAACGAGATCCTGCTGGACCTCTTCCTGGAGAACGCCATCGAGGTCGACGTGGATTGCTTGGCCGACGGCGACGAGGTGCACATCGCGGGCGTGATGCAGCACATCGAGCCCGCGGGCGTCCACAGCGGCGACTCCACGGCCGTGATCCCGCCGTTCTCACTTTCCGACGAGACCGTCGAGGTGCTCAAAGAGACCGTGACCAAGATCGCGACCGAGTTGGGCGTCGTCGGCATGATGAACGCGCAGCTCGCGGTGCAGAAGCGGCCCGACGCCTCTGGCGCGCCTGTGGACCACGTGTTCGTGATCGAGGCCAACCCTCGCGCGTCCCGGACGGTCCCGTTCGTTGCCAAGGCGACGGGCGTGCCTATCGCGACCATCGGCTCGAAGATCATGCTCGGCGCCAAGATTGCCGACTTCCGCGCCAGCGGCGAGTTGGAGTCCTCGCTCGAAGGCTATGCCGTCAAGGAGCCCGTCTTCTCGTGGGACAAGTTCCCCGAGGTGAGCAAGGAGCTCGGCCCAGAGATGAAGTCCACCGGTGAGGCGATTGCGTTCGTGGACGACATCACGGACGAGCACATCGCGCGGCCGTTCGAGATGCGGAATCTGTACCTGTCCCGGTAG
- the thiE gene encoding thiamine phosphate synthase: MTAPPVIGRLHVLTDFHFQQRYSHGALARLALAGGAETIQFRQKVGSPRDAWVNVRPVIAACRDAGATSLVDDRLGLALGAGADGVHLGQTDLPLEAARTAFGARGGIIGATATTAAQAQEAEASGADYIGFGPVFPTGSKANPARVKGLDGLAEACAAVSIPVIAIAGITPERVAPCLDAGAMGVAVMTAVSCAPDPQAAAAAFREAIERWG, translated from the coding sequence ATGACTGCTCCCCCTGTGATCGGCCGGCTCCACGTCCTGACGGATTTCCACTTCCAGCAGCGCTACAGCCACGGTGCGCTCGCCCGGCTCGCGCTCGCGGGTGGCGCTGAGACCATCCAATTCCGCCAGAAGGTGGGCTCTCCACGCGATGCCTGGGTCAACGTGCGCCCCGTAATCGCGGCCTGCCGCGACGCGGGGGCCACGAGCCTCGTAGACGACCGCCTTGGCCTCGCGCTCGGCGCGGGCGCCGACGGGGTGCATCTAGGGCAAACGGATCTGCCCCTTGAGGCGGCTCGGACCGCCTTCGGCGCGCGGGGCGGCATCATTGGCGCGACCGCGACAACGGCGGCGCAGGCGCAAGAGGCCGAAGCCTCTGGCGCGGACTACATCGGCTTCGGCCCCGTGTTTCCGACGGGCTCGAAGGCCAACCCGGCGCGCGTCAAGGGCCTCGACGGCCTGGCCGAGGCGTGCGCGGCGGTGTCCATCCCGGTCATCGCCATCGCGGGGATCACGCCCGAGCGCGTGGCGCCCTGCCTGGACGCGGGCGCGATGGGCGTGGCGGTGATGACGGCGGTCTCGTGCGCGCCGGACCCGCAAGCGGCGGCGGCGGCCTTCCGCGAGGCCATTGAGCGCTGGGGCTAA